From the Pseudomonas sp. SORT22 genome, one window contains:
- a CDS encoding SulP family inorganic anion transporter: MRTTPLRADVLAGLTTAFALVPECIAFALVAHLNPLMGLYGAFIICTLTALLGGRPGMISGAAGSMAVVIVALVVTHGVQYLLATVLLGGLIMIAFGLLRLGKLVRMVPYSVMLGFVNGLAIIIALAQLEHFKADGAWLSGAPLYLMLGLVALTMAIVYLLPRLTRSVPPALIAILGVGAGVYLLDLPTRTLGDLAHIAGGLPAWSWPQVPWNLETLQVIAPYALLMALVGLLETLLTLNLTDEITETRGHPDRECVALGVANMTSGLFGGMGGCAMIGQTAINLSSGGRGRLSGVVAGVMILMFVLFLSPLIERIPLAALVGVMFVVAQQTFSWASLRVLHKVPVNDVLAIIAVTLVTVFTDLATAVLCGIVIAALNFAWQQARELYADSHDESDGSKLYKVHGTLFFASTTPFLNQFDPANDPAQVTLDCRHLNVVDYSAIAALKTLRERYSNNGKHLRVVHLSERCKQLLKRAGLEH; this comes from the coding sequence ATGAGAACAACCCCGCTACGCGCCGATGTCCTGGCAGGACTCACCACAGCCTTCGCCCTGGTGCCCGAGTGCATCGCCTTCGCCCTGGTGGCGCACCTCAACCCGTTGATGGGCCTGTATGGCGCCTTCATCATCTGCACCCTGACCGCCCTGCTCGGCGGGCGCCCGGGGATGATTTCCGGCGCGGCCGGGTCCATGGCCGTGGTCATCGTCGCCCTGGTGGTCACCCACGGCGTGCAGTACCTGCTGGCGACGGTGCTGCTCGGCGGGCTGATCATGATCGCCTTCGGCCTGCTGCGCCTGGGCAAACTGGTGCGCATGGTGCCGTATTCGGTGATGCTCGGCTTCGTCAACGGCCTGGCGATCATCATTGCCCTGGCCCAGCTTGAGCACTTCAAGGCCGATGGCGCCTGGCTCAGCGGTGCACCGCTGTACCTGATGCTGGGGCTGGTGGCCCTGACCATGGCGATTGTCTACCTGTTGCCGCGCCTGACCCGCAGCGTGCCGCCGGCGTTGATCGCCATTCTCGGCGTCGGTGCCGGCGTCTACCTGCTCGACCTGCCGACCCGCACCCTCGGCGATCTTGCCCACATCGCCGGCGGCCTGCCGGCCTGGAGCTGGCCGCAGGTGCCGTGGAACCTCGAAACCCTGCAGGTCATCGCCCCCTACGCACTGCTCATGGCCCTGGTCGGCCTGCTGGAAACCCTGCTGACCCTGAACCTCACCGATGAAATCACCGAGACCCGCGGCCACCCCGACCGCGAATGCGTAGCCCTGGGCGTGGCCAACATGACCAGCGGGCTGTTCGGCGGCATGGGCGGTTGCGCGATGATCGGCCAGACCGCCATCAACCTGAGCTCCGGCGGCCGAGGGCGGCTGTCGGGGGTGGTCGCCGGGGTGATGATCCTGATGTTCGTGCTGTTCCTGTCTCCGCTGATCGAGCGCATTCCGCTGGCAGCGCTGGTCGGGGTGATGTTCGTGGTGGCCCAGCAGACCTTTTCGTGGGCGTCGTTGCGGGTGCTGCACAAGGTGCCGGTCAACGATGTGCTGGCGATCATCGCCGTGACCCTGGTCACGGTGTTTACCGACCTTGCCACTGCGGTGCTGTGCGGCATCGTCATCGCCGCGCTCAATTTTGCCTGGCAACAGGCCCGTGAGCTGTATGCCGACAGCCACGACGAAAGCGACGGCAGCAAGCTGTACAAGGTCCACGGCACCCTGTTCTTCGCCTCGACCACGCCGTTCCTCAACCAGTTCGACCCGGCCAATGACCCGGCCCAGGTGACCCTCGACTGCCGTCACCTGAACGTTGTCGACTACTCGGCGATCGCCGCGCTCAAGACCCTGCGCGAGCGCTATAGCAACAACGGCAAGCACCTGCGCGTGGTGCACCTGTCCGAACGCTGCAAGCAATTGCTCAAGCGCGCCGGGCTTGAGCACTAG